TCTCAGCAACAAAGCCGATAAGCTTGAAGAACTGAAAGACGAAGCCCCGCTTCCAGCCTTAAACCAAGATACTCCGCTGCACACCCATGTCATTTCTTCCGAAAGTGCACAACAAGGTAATCCGAATGTACAACTTCGCATGAAAAGAAACAACGACACTACAGAATATACAGGCGGATACTACCAAACCGACAGTCAAGAAAATGATCAGCATGGTTTGATAAGCTCACTCAATTTCAAGCAGGATGGAAGTGTTAAAACCGACGAACTTAAATTGGATGCAGTCGTAATTGCAAACCAACGCAATGAAGGCAAAGCTACACAAGCCGAATGGCCTTCAGCTTCTTCTCTAATTGTAAAAGCATTCTCTGAAGATGCAACTCCACCTACTTTCTCAAATCCTAATGATCCTTTGAATTCAAACTATAGAGATCTAGTATATTCAGACATTAGCAAATTAGCATACTTCAAAAAAGGCAATCTCGCTGCTGGAGACGGGAAAAACGTCGTCTTCGACAAACGCTTTGACGGCGTATATGTCATCCAATTTACCGATGGTACGCAAATCGTCATGCACGACCCTGCGGCAGCAGGCTGGGCTTACCAAACCTTTGCATTCTATAAAGATCCCAAAAACGATGTCGCATTCGGCTATCAAAGTTTGGGCGACGAAACCAAGTTTACCGCCCTCCCTGCCAGCGGCACAGCAACTTACAACGGCCTGACCACAGCCTACGTTGTGAAAGACGATCAAAGCCGTCAGCTGACCGCCAATGTCAAAGCCATTGTCGATTTCGGCTTGAAAGGCGTACGCTTTGAGACTGCCAATTCCCAATTCCATTCTCTCGACACCAACGGCCGCCGCGTAACCGAGGCCGATGAGAAATACGACATGAAAGGTACGGCAAAATGGGAAAACGGCAACCTCTTTCTCGGCAAGGTCGAAGCTGCCGCAGCCGGCTTGAAAGGTAATTTGAGCGGTAAATTCTTCGGTCCGTCCGCCGCAGAAATCGGCGGTACCTACGGCCTGCAAAACAAAGACGGCAGCGAACACTTGATCGGCGGTTACGGCGCGAAACGTCAATAAACCATCCTCAATCTGCCGAAAGGTCGTCTGAAAACCAGGAAACAGGTTTTCAGACGACCTTTTCTTTTATCCCCATTTAGAAAGAACTTTCCCGCTTCGTTATTTCTATGCAAGCGGGAATGATGGTTGACGACTGAGGCGGTATCGAAGATTCAGTATATTCCCCATACCTTCCGCAATCTCGCCTTACTTAAAACATAAAACAGCAAAAGACACCAATAATTAAGCGTCCTTATCATGTTCAAAGGTCGTCTGAAAACCTGTTTCTCCGGTTTTCAGACGACCTTTTTTAAAGCGGATTACGCTTCGCTTTGCGCTTCTTCTTCAACGGTAACTTCAACGGCAACGGATTCGTCGCTCAAAGTGCCTTTGGTGGACGGGGTTTGTCCTGCCATGCGCGGGTCGTATTCTGCCGCCATGCGCAGGGCGCGGCCGAAGGCTTTGAATACGGTTTCGGCTTGGTGGTGGGCGTTGCTGCCGCTGAGGTTGTCGATGTGCAGGGTCATCATGCTGTGGTTGACGACGCCGTGGAAGAATTCTTCAAACAGGTCAACGTCAAAACGTCCGATGAGGGCACGGGTGAAGTCGATGTTGTACACGAGTCCGGGACGGCCGGAGAGGTCGATGACAACGCGGCTCAAGGCTTCGTCGAGCGGAACGTAGGCATGGCCGTAACGGCGGATACCGGCTTTGCTGCCCAAGGCTTGTTTCAGGGCTTGTCCGAGTACGATGCCGATGTCTTCGACGGTGTGGTGGTCGTCGATGTGCAAATCGCCTTTGCAGGTGATATCGAGGTCGATCATGCCGTGGCGGGCGACTTGGGCAAGCATATGCTCAAGGAAGGGGACGCCGGTGTCGAAACGGTATTGTCCGGTGCCGTCGAGGTTGAGGCTGAGGGTGATTTGGGTTTCGCTGGTGTTGCGGGTGATGCTGACTGCGCGGCCTTCTGCGGGCATATGGAATGCCGGTGCGGCGGCTGCGGCTGCTTGGGCGGCACGCTCTTGGCGGGCGGCTTCGGCGGCTGCGGCTTTTTCTTTGTCTTTGCTGTGGTCGCGGTTTAACCAGCCTTTGCGTTTGTGCATGCCGGCTTCGAGTTTGGCGGCAAGGCTGGGGCGGATGCCGCGCGCTTTTTCGTCTTCTGCCTGCTCTTCAAGGCGGCGTTTCAGTTGGGACAGGGATGCCGCGTTGTCGTAACCGCATTTGCGGGCAAGTTTGGTCAGCGAGCCTGCTTCTTCAACAAGCTGCAGGAAATTGGCAAGGTGGAGTTGAGTGATGGTCATAGGTTTACTCTCTGTGAAGTTTTAAAAAATCAGGCATAAAGCTTGCGGATAATATCCAGTACGGCATCGTTTTGCTCGGGACTGCCGATGGTAATGCGGACGCACTGCGCCAAAAGCGGATGCGTGCCGTGGAGTTTCTTAATCAGGATGCGGTTTTCTTTAAGCGTGTTAAACAATGCGTCTGCATCGGGAACGCGCACGGTAATGAAATTCGCTTCGCTGGGGAAGGCTTTCAGACGACCCATGGCGGACAATTCGCTGAAAACGCGTTCGCGTTCGGCTTTTAAAATATCGATGGTCGTCTGAATCGCGTCGTGGTGTTGCAGGGCGAATTTGGCGGTCGCCAAGCTTAATTGGTTCATATTGTAGGGCGGCAGGATTTTCGCCAGCTCGCCCATTACGGCGGGGCTTCCTGCCGCATAGCCGATGCGCAGTCCGGCAAAACCGATTTTGCTGATGGTGCGCATCACGACCAAATTTTCAATGCTGCCCGCCTGCGGCAGAAAACTGTCGCGGCTGAATGCGCCGTATGCTTCATCGACAACGACGATGCCGCGCGCCGCGCGGATAATGGCTTCGACTTCTTCACGGCGGAAGCATACGCCTGTCGGATTGTTCGGATAGGCGATGAAAATCAGCGCGGGCTGATGTTTGTCAATGGCGGATAAAACGGCGGGCAAATCAAGCGTGAAATCTTCATTGAGCGGCACGCCGACATAATTCATGCCGTACAGCTCGGCATTGTGCCGATACATCACGAAACTCGGTTCAACCGCGAGCATGGTCGCGCCGGATTGGGCAACGAGCAGGGTCATGAATTGGATTAACTCGTCCGAGCCGTTTCCTAAAGCGATGGCGGCAGATTCAGGAATGTTGAAGGCTTTTCTTAAAGTTTCCTGAAGCCCGCTGGCGGCGGGATTGGGGTAAAGATGAATCGGTGCTCGGGCAATCAGCCGCAGCCATTCGTTTGACAGCTCGGGAAAACGGGCA
Above is a window of Neisseria mucosa DNA encoding:
- a CDS encoding ABC transporter substrate-binding protein translates to MSAINTKIKTIILTAVSAAILSACGGGGGGDTAALSTGSTSTGGSGSPAKNGGTGNNNNANTGNANNDNSTAQTPALSNKADKLEELKDEAPLPALNQDTPLHTHVISSESAQQGNPNVQLRMKRNNDTTEYTGGYYQTDSQENDQHGLISSLNFKQDGSVKTDELKLDAVVIANQRNEGKATQAEWPSASSLIVKAFSEDATPPTFSNPNDPLNSNYRDLVYSDISKLAYFKKGNLAAGDGKNVVFDKRFDGVYVIQFTDGTQIVMHDPAAAGWAYQTFAFYKDPKNDVAFGYQSLGDETKFTALPASGTATYNGLTTAYVVKDDQSRQLTANVKAIVDFGLKGVRFETANSQFHSLDTNGRRVTEADEKYDMKGTAKWENGNLFLGKVEAAAAGLKGNLSGKFFGPSAAEIGGTYGLQNKDGSEHLIGGYGAKRQ
- a CDS encoding imidazoleglycerol-phosphate dehydratase HisB, whose translation is MTITQLHLANFLQLVEEAGSLTKLARKCGYDNAASLSQLKRRLEEQAEDEKARGIRPSLAAKLEAGMHKRKGWLNRDHSKDKEKAAAAEAARQERAAQAAAAAAPAFHMPAEGRAVSITRNTSETQITLSLNLDGTGQYRFDTGVPFLEHMLAQVARHGMIDLDITCKGDLHIDDHHTVEDIGIVLGQALKQALGSKAGIRRYGHAYVPLDEALSRVVIDLSGRPGLVYNIDFTRALIGRFDVDLFEEFFHGVVNHSMMTLHIDNLSGSNAHHQAETVFKAFGRALRMAAEYDPRMAGQTPSTKGTLSDESVAVEVTVEEEAQSEA
- a CDS encoding histidinol-phosphate transaminase yields the protein MKDIANFIRDDIKSMSAYRIADLPEGFIKLDAMESPYHPFARFPELSNEWLRLIARAPIHLYPNPAASGLQETLRKAFNIPESAAIALGNGSDELIQFMTLLVAQSGATMLAVEPSFVMYRHNAELYGMNYVGVPLNEDFTLDLPAVLSAIDKHQPALIFIAYPNNPTGVCFRREEVEAIIRAARGIVVVDEAYGAFSRDSFLPQAGSIENLVVMRTISKIGFAGLRIGYAAGSPAVMGELAKILPPYNMNQLSLATAKFALQHHDAIQTTIDILKAERERVFSELSAMGRLKAFPSEANFITVRVPDADALFNTLKENRILIKKLHGTHPLLAQCVRITIGSPEQNDAVLDIIRKLYA